Proteins co-encoded in one Thermomicrobiales bacterium genomic window:
- a CDS encoding AI-2E family transporter, with translation MRRYRLWLVVGSLLLVTWTLWTAREALFPFIIGLTVAYLLQPLVNRVQRMIPPRGVLVRIRRTLAVIVVYGVALGVLGLSLYVFGTRIAHETIDLVENMPGYVDMARDEFQSWNDWYLETIPASVRLKIEENLDEAGRVASSAIQATLLATVGTVQRAVGLIAGLALLPLWIFYLLKDQGKAFDFFYRLWPRPLQRDVRNIVGIVDGVLGSYIRAQLFLGVVVGVVTLIGLVVLDIKYAAPLAILAGIFEMVPILGPWLSFIAAAIVVLATDPGKIWIVAILFLLIQQVENTFLVPKIQGDAVDINPAVIMVLLVVGGALMGVIGVVAVVPLAAIARDVFIYVYNRLTEEAHSSDALPPHGHIPE, from the coding sequence ATGCGTCGCTACCGGCTGTGGCTGGTTGTCGGCAGTCTCCTGCTTGTCACCTGGACTCTCTGGACTGCCCGTGAGGCGCTCTTCCCGTTTATCATCGGGCTGACAGTCGCCTACCTGCTCCAACCCCTCGTCAACCGCGTTCAACGCATGATTCCACCACGCGGCGTTCTGGTTCGGATCCGACGCACTCTCGCGGTGATCGTCGTGTACGGTGTTGCGCTCGGCGTCCTCGGTCTTAGCCTCTACGTGTTCGGAACCCGGATCGCACACGAGACGATTGACCTCGTAGAGAACATGCCCGGCTATGTTGACATGGCGCGTGATGAGTTCCAGTCCTGGAACGACTGGTATCTGGAGACAATCCCGGCAAGTGTTCGCCTGAAAATCGAGGAGAACCTCGACGAGGCCGGCCGCGTGGCTTCGTCAGCGATCCAGGCGACCCTCCTCGCGACGGTCGGCACCGTCCAGAGGGCAGTCGGACTGATCGCTGGGCTGGCTCTCCTGCCACTCTGGATCTTCTATCTGCTCAAGGACCAGGGTAAGGCGTTCGACTTCTTTTACCGGCTCTGGCCACGTCCGCTGCAGCGCGATGTTCGCAATATCGTCGGCATCGTCGACGGCGTCCTCGGGTCATACATTCGCGCCCAACTGTTCCTCGGGGTCGTTGTCGGAGTCGTGACGCTGATCGGGCTGGTCGTCCTTGATATTAAGTACGCCGCGCCACTCGCGATCCTTGCCGGGATCTTCGAGATGGTTCCGATCCTCGGACCCTGGCTATCGTTCATCGCAGCCGCGATCGTCGTGCTCGCAACCGACCCTGGGAAGATCTGGATCGTCGCGATCCTCTTCCTGTTGATCCAGCAAGTCGAGAATACGTTTCTGGTGCCCAAGATCCAGGGCGATGCTGTCGATATAAACCCGGCAGTCATCATGGTGCTCCTGGTCGTCGGCGGCGCGCTGATGGGCGTCATCGGTGTCGTCGCAGTCGTGCCTCTTGCTGCGATCGCGAGAGACGTTTTCATCTACGTCTATAACCGGCTGACGGAGGAAGCTCACAGCAGCGACGCACTCCCCCCTCACGGCCATATTCCCGAATAG